A genomic stretch from Leptotrichia sp. HSP-536 includes:
- the efeO gene encoding iron uptake system protein EfeO, with product MKKMGILLLIGALALVSCGKDNGAKDGGNAGTTAGQAAQGKTDLSKETAEYKTYVEGQIDMLLKDTENFAQLLKTGKLDEAKKVYPLIRMAYERSEPIAESFGEYDIKIDYRLVDFKEEFKNEEGWKGFHRIEKILWEQNTTKGTEKYADDLVNDIKELKAKIATIEVTPDLMVTGAIDLLNEVSTQKITGEEEVFSHTDLYDFRANIEGAQKIFELFRPKLEQKDAKLVTTLDTEFKAVNALLDKYMTDDKHYKLYTELTKEDTKILAEAVTKLGEPLSQMGIVMEATPKK from the coding sequence ATGAAAAAAATGGGAATATTATTGCTAATAGGAGCATTAGCATTAGTAAGCTGTGGTAAAGATAACGGAGCTAAGGACGGTGGAAACGCTGGGACTACGGCAGGACAAGCTGCACAAGGAAAGACAGATTTAAGCAAGGAAACTGCAGAATATAAAACGTATGTTGAAGGACAAATTGATATGCTTTTAAAAGACACAGAAAATTTTGCACAATTATTGAAAACTGGAAAATTGGATGAAGCTAAAAAAGTTTATCCATTAATTCGTATGGCCTACGAAAGATCAGAGCCTATCGCTGAAAGTTTTGGGGAATATGATATTAAGATAGATTATCGACTTGTAGACTTCAAGGAAGAATTTAAAAATGAGGAAGGTTGGAAAGGATTCCATAGAATTGAAAAAATATTATGGGAACAAAACACTACAAAAGGAACTGAAAAATACGCAGATGATCTCGTAAACGACATTAAGGAGCTAAAGGCAAAAATTGCCACAATCGAAGTAACGCCTGATTTAATGGTTACAGGAGCAATTGACTTATTAAATGAAGTTTCAACTCAAAAAATTACTGGGGAAGAAGAAGTGTTCTCACATACTGATTTGTACGACTTTAGAGCAAATATCGAAGGGGCTCAGAAAATTTTTGAATTATTCAGACCTAAATTAGAACAAAAAGATGCTAAACTTGTAACAACTTTAGATACTGAATTTAAAGCTGTAAATGCACTTCTTGATAAATATATGACTGATGATAAGCATTACAAATTATATACAGAATTAACAAAAGAAGATACAAAAATTCTAGCTGAAGCAGTTACTAAACTTGGAGAACCTTTATCACAAATGGGAATTGTAATGGAGGCAACTCCTAAAAAATAA
- the efeB gene encoding iron uptake transporter deferrochelatase/peroxidase subunit, giving the protein MDSENDKKWFDKKISRRDFLKKAGIVGAGAAIGASGAGAIFANMFSGKANQVVGNEEISFYGEHQSGIATPVQKNVYFAVLDLHSTDKEEIKQMFRNWTDYSEKLMKGELVAPELENHLVPPIDTGETVRLNPYRLTITFGISPSFLDKLKMDNKKMEEFKDLPHFPRDQIKDKYKGGDICIQACADDAQVAFHAVRNLVRKGRALITLKWTQAGFLPIGNGKETPRNLFGFKDGTENPKNDNDFKNVVWYDKDNWLKNGTFLIVRRIQMHLETWDRTNLQEQENTFGRYKESGAPFGETDEFATIDINKKGPDGKPVLPIDSHVYLAKKADVKIARRAFSYSNGIDEVSGQFDAGLLFICFQKHPDQFIKIQNSLGNEDKLNEYITHIGTGIFACFGGIRKGEYIGQKLFE; this is encoded by the coding sequence ATGGATAGCGAAAATGATAAAAAATGGTTTGATAAAAAAATATCACGTCGTGATTTTTTGAAAAAAGCAGGAATAGTAGGAGCTGGAGCTGCAATTGGAGCGAGTGGAGCGGGTGCAATTTTTGCAAATATGTTTAGCGGCAAGGCAAATCAAGTTGTTGGAAATGAAGAAATCTCATTTTATGGAGAACATCAGTCGGGAATTGCTACTCCTGTTCAGAAAAATGTTTATTTTGCGGTATTAGATTTACATTCTACGGACAAGGAAGAAATAAAACAGATGTTCAGGAACTGGACAGATTATTCTGAAAAACTTATGAAGGGTGAACTTGTAGCTCCAGAACTTGAAAATCATCTAGTTCCTCCGATAGATACAGGAGAAACAGTGAGATTAAATCCATACCGTTTGACAATAACTTTTGGAATAAGTCCATCTTTTCTGGATAAATTGAAGATGGATAATAAGAAAATGGAAGAATTTAAGGATTTGCCACATTTTCCGAGAGACCAGATAAAGGACAAGTACAAAGGTGGAGATATCTGTATTCAAGCTTGTGCGGATGATGCTCAAGTGGCATTTCACGCTGTGAGAAATCTTGTTCGTAAAGGTCGTGCCTTAATTACTTTAAAATGGACTCAAGCTGGCTTTTTGCCTATTGGAAATGGAAAAGAAACTCCAAGAAATCTTTTTGGATTTAAAGATGGAACGGAAAATCCGAAAAATGATAATGATTTTAAAAATGTTGTCTGGTATGATAAAGATAATTGGCTGAAAAATGGGACTTTTCTTATTGTAAGGCGTATTCAAATGCATCTTGAAACGTGGGATAGAACTAATTTGCAGGAGCAGGAAAATACGTTTGGAAGGTATAAAGAAAGTGGGGCTCCCTTTGGAGAAACAGACGAATTTGCAACGATTGACATAAATAAAAAAGGGCCAGATGGAAAACCAGTTCTACCAATTGATTCACATGTTTATCTTGCCAAAAAAGCTGATGTTAAAATAGCACGCCGTGCCTTTTCTTATTCTAATGGAATAGATGAAGTGAGCGGACAGTTTGACGCGGGACTGCTATTTATATGTTTCCAAAAACATCCTGATCAGTTTATAAAGATTCAGAACAGCCTAGGAAATGAAGATAAACTGAATGAATACATTACTCACATTGGAACAGGAATTTTTGCGTGTTTTGGAGGAATAAGGAAAGGAGAATACATTGGGCAGAAATTATTTGAATAA
- a CDS encoding FTR1 family iron permease, whose translation MGRNYLNKKISTMLFLCFMLFFTNIIAEESYSGLYIKITDTTTAIKNNNQNEAKKLFSEVRDEFKKFKNADSTKGKKVQELLNKEKAVLSEDDLREVTTALLAFEKEQNPVDDNAEKKKFQSRMNPALDVLEKAIQSKDVELMKKEYLKFNGVWTRNESFIRSRSIPYYGKVETAMSFLRSSMEVEPFDYDNTINSFNDLKSTIRDYLDGKKIETNVSSTITLKEAVDMLKDALEAFKNGNKSKGQSKVKEFIQVWPTVEGDVSTRNSALYTKVETQTPIIMVKGSEKQYQEQLQGLITELLQIDTKAQYTFVDAMFILLREGVEALLIVLALVSSLKAANQKKGLRWVYTGAAAGIFASVVIAFALQALFPTVSSGTNREILEGFVGIFAVIMMIGIGFWLHSKSSLKSWQDYIDRKMDIVLSTGSFVSMFVLSFLAVFREGAETILFYVGILPLISLQNLIIGIVSAILILIVIALVLIYASSKIKIHQVFFVLTWTIYFLAFKMLGTSIHMLQVVGILPLHVVHFIPTMEILGIYANMEVFISQLILIVIIVIAALIKKRKDK comes from the coding sequence TTGGGCAGAAATTATTTGAATAAAAAAATAAGTACAATGCTATTTTTGTGCTTTATGCTATTCTTCACGAATATTATTGCAGAAGAAAGCTATAGCGGACTTTACATAAAAATTACAGACACAACAACTGCAATAAAAAATAATAACCAAAATGAAGCAAAAAAACTTTTTTCCGAAGTAAGAGATGAATTTAAAAAGTTTAAAAATGCTGATTCTACGAAAGGGAAAAAGGTACAGGAACTTTTAAATAAAGAAAAAGCTGTATTGTCAGAAGATGACCTGAGAGAAGTTACAACAGCATTACTAGCTTTTGAAAAAGAGCAGAATCCTGTTGATGATAATGCAGAAAAGAAAAAATTCCAGTCAAGAATGAATCCTGCTTTAGACGTGCTGGAAAAGGCAATTCAATCTAAAGATGTGGAACTTATGAAAAAAGAATATCTGAAATTTAATGGCGTATGGACAAGGAATGAAAGTTTTATAAGAAGCAGAAGTATTCCTTACTATGGAAAAGTGGAAACTGCAATGTCGTTTTTGAGAAGCTCTATGGAAGTGGAGCCATTTGATTATGACAACACAATCAATTCTTTTAATGACTTGAAATCAACAATACGAGACTATTTAGATGGCAAGAAGATAGAAACTAATGTTTCAAGCACAATTACACTAAAAGAAGCTGTAGATATGTTGAAAGATGCGTTGGAAGCCTTTAAAAATGGAAATAAATCTAAAGGTCAGTCAAAAGTGAAAGAGTTTATTCAGGTATGGCCTACGGTTGAAGGCGATGTAAGTACGAGAAATTCAGCTTTATATACAAAAGTGGAAACACAGACTCCAATAATCATGGTAAAAGGTAGCGAAAAACAGTATCAGGAACAATTGCAAGGATTAATAACAGAATTATTACAAATTGATACAAAAGCACAATATACATTTGTTGACGCAATGTTTATACTCCTTCGTGAAGGTGTGGAAGCACTTCTTATTGTTCTGGCATTGGTAAGTAGTTTGAAAGCTGCAAATCAGAAAAAAGGATTGCGTTGGGTGTATACAGGAGCTGCTGCTGGAATTTTTGCAAGTGTGGTAATAGCATTTGCTCTTCAGGCTTTATTTCCTACAGTATCTTCAGGAACAAATCGTGAAATTTTGGAAGGATTTGTAGGAATTTTTGCGGTTATAATGATGATTGGGATTGGATTTTGGTTGCATAGTAAATCATCCTTGAAATCTTGGCAAGATTATATTGACAGAAAAATGGATATTGTATTAAGTACAGGAAGTTTTGTGTCAATGTTTGTACTTAGTTTTCTTGCGGTATTTAGAGAAGGGGCAGAAACAATATTGTTTTATGTAGGAATTTTACCATTAATTTCATTGCAGAATTTGATTATTGGTATTGTAAGTGCGATATTGATACTAATTGTAATTGCACTTGTTTTAATATACGCTTCTTCAAAAATAAAAATACATCAAGTGTTTTTTGTACTTACATGGACAATTTATTTCCTTGCGTTTAAAATGCTTGGGACAAGTATTCACATGCTGCAAGTTGTGGGGATTTTACCGTTACACGTAGTTCATTTTATACCTACAATGGAAATTTTGGGAATTTATGCAAATATGGAAGTATTTATTAGTCAATTAATTTTAATTGTGATTATCGTGATTGCTGCATTGATAAAAAAGAGAAAAGATAAATAA